CTCTTGCGGTCGGCGAGCGCGTCGGCCGGCACCGCGGCAACCGCCGCGCTCACGGCGATGGCACAGAGGAGACTGGCGAGATTCTTCATGGTCGACTCCTAGCGACGGCCGCGGCCCAGGAGGCTGTAGCGCACAGCCGCTGACTGCGGTCGCGATCTGCGGGCGATCTTCGGCGTACGTCCTCGCGCCCTTCGGTTACGTATGTGGATACGCGCCCTCGTGCGCTGCGGGCGTGCGCCGAACCTCGCCTCGCATTTCGCAACCTCGCTGGCGCGCCTATACACTGCAGCCTCCTAGCGGAAGGTGGTGTACTCGAACGACGTCGGGAACCAGAAGCTCACGCCCGCCTGGAACATGACGTTGTTCACCAGGGACGAGTCGGCCTCGTTGCGGGCCTGGTCCGGCGGGCTGGGCGCCGTACGGTCCGTGGACTCGAACTTGTCGAGGAATACGTAGTCGCGAATGCCGACGTGGACCGTGATGAACTTCGTGATGAAGAAGCGCATCGCCATGCCGACGTTCGGAGTGATCAGAAAGTTGTCGAACGGCAGCAGGGCCGGGTCGCGCGGGATCACCTCGGTCTGAGTAAAGCCGACGCCGAGCGTGAAGAACGACTCCCAGTGGACGATGTGCTCGTCGAGGACGGCGAACTTTCCGTAGATCGGCACGTAGTGGAAGTTCACAGAAGCGCCGTACTTGTACTTGTTGACGGTGGGAAGTCGCCGCGCCTGGCGAGCGACGAGATCGAACGGCTCGCGCAAGTTCTTGACGAAGTACTGGCCTTCGACGCCCACTGCGAGCACGTCGGTCAAGAAGTAGTTGATGCTGCCACCAAACATGTGGTGCTGGATGATGTTGTCGTTCATCGTGACGCCGTACGTCGGCAACAGCTC
This genomic stretch from Deltaproteobacteria bacterium harbors:
- a CDS encoding outer membrane beta-barrel domain-containing protein; this translates as MVTARVAVAVALVLLGPSSAKAQDKEDDDAEMTFETDEASEQPSTDEPAPPDEGDTGDLGGDDLGLDLDAGTGSKAAKAAAKEEKLGESRVSWQDIVVVVRKPFLKVHRVELLPTYGVTMNDNIIQHHMFGGSINYFLTDVLAVGVEGQYFVKNLREPFDLVARQARRLPTVNKYKYGASVNFHYVPIYGKFAVLDEHIVHWESFFTLGVGFTQTEVIPRDPALLPFDNFLITPNVGMAMRFFITKFITVHVGIRDYVFLDKFESTDRTAPSPPDQARNEADSSLVNNVMFQAGVSFWFPTSFEYTTFR